One segment of Leptodactylus fuscus isolate aLepFus1 chromosome 7, aLepFus1.hap2, whole genome shotgun sequence DNA contains the following:
- the CHTF8 gene encoding chromosome transmission fidelity protein 8 homolog — MVQIVVSRDAQGQPAEWLLMELQGEIEARKQDGLAGKVMGDLHYTKEGVPLLIIGHHILYGKVARLEKPFAVLVKSNSQALVDAMDTGDVAETKYNITALIKRKIIFKTRPKPIITNVPKKV, encoded by the exons ATGGTTCAGATTGTCGTGTCCAG GGATGCTCAGGGGCAGCCTGCCGAGTGGTTACTTATGGAGCTACAGGGAGAGATAGAAGCCCGAAAACAGGACGGATTAGCCGGTAAAGTGATGGGGGATCTGCATTACACCAAGGAG GGGGTCCCTCTTCTTATTATTGGACATCACATCCTATATGGGAAAGTGGCACGTTTGGAGAAGCCATTTGCTGTCCTCGTGAAGAGTAACAGCCAAGCATTGGTAGATGCAATGGATACCGGTGATGTGGCAGAGACCAAGTACAATATAACTGCACTTATTAAAAGGAAGATCATTTTCAAGACCCGACCAAAACCTATCATCACCAACGTGCCCAAGAAGGTGTGA